Proteins encoded by one window of Armatimonadota bacterium:
- a CDS encoding DUF420 domain-containing protein: protein MDQWLASFNTALIGISGLAVLGGYAFIRRRQVRQHHLAMLVAALFAALFLVVYLVRWAVFGAKPFSGTGLLRVIYLAVLVTHTVLATVLIPLVLLTLLRALRGQYGAHRAVARITLPLWLYVAATGWVIYAMLYGLPSSGR from the coding sequence ATGGACCAGTGGCTCGCGTCGTTCAACACTGCCCTTATCGGGATCAGCGGCCTTGCCGTCCTGGGGGGGTACGCCTTTATCCGCCGGCGCCAAGTCCGCCAGCACCATCTGGCGATGCTGGTAGCCGCCCTGTTTGCCGCCCTTTTCCTCGTGGTCTACCTGGTTCGGTGGGCGGTCTTCGGAGCCAAGCCGTTTTCGGGTACGGGCCTTCTCCGCGTCATCTACCTCGCCGTCCTCGTCACCCACACCGTTCTTGCCACTGTCCTCATCCCCCTCGTACTCCTCACCCTCCTCCGGGCCCTCCGCGGGCAGTATGGAGCACACCGGGCCGTTGCCCGGATCACCCTCCCGCTGTGGCTGTATGTGGCTGCAACCGGGTGGGTGATCTATGCCATGCTCTACGGGCTGCCCTCAAGCGGGCGGTAG